The sequence below is a genomic window from Candidatus Terasakiella magnetica.
CGCCAAGGCATCAATGGCTTCAAGGCCGGAGTGATCCCACACGCGCGATTCTACGAAATCAATCACCACATCATCCGGGTCATTTTTGGGGTCAAACAGCTCTTTAAAGCTGGTGATGGAACCAAAAAACAGCGGACCATGAAGTTGATAGACTTTAGAGCCATTGGGCAAAATCTTGGTTGTGACATCAACGCGTTTGGCAGCTTTCCAGGCAAAGACAAGGGCAGAAACAATCACCCCAACAATAACTGCAATCGCGAGATCACTAATCACGGTGACACCGGATACCAAAATGAGAACAAAGGCATCCGTGCGTGGAATTTTGTTTAAAATGCGCAGTGAGCTCCATTCAAACGTGCCAACCACAACCATGAACATGACACCAACCAGCGCAGCCAGTGGAATTTGTTCAATGAGGGAGGAGGCAAACAGGATGAAGGAAAGCAAGAACAAGGCGGCTGAAATACCTGCCAAGCGCCCGCGACCACCTGAATTCACATTGATCATGGATTGACCGATCATAGCGCAACCACCCATGCCGCCAAAGAAGCCTGTTGCAACATTGGCTGCACCTTGGGCGATACATTCTTTAGAAGCACGACCATGTGTTTCGGTAAGTTCTGCCACAAGGGTAAGGGTCAAAAGCGATTCAATCAGGCCGATAGCAGCAAGGATCACTGCATAAGGCAGGATGATATAAAACGTTTCCAGACTAAACGGGACAGCCGGAATATGGAACTCAGGCAAACCGCCTGCAATGCTTGCCATATCACCAACCGTGCGCGTATCAAGCCCGCCATAGATCACTGCTAAAGAAACCACCGCAATGGCTGCTAGGGGTGCGGGGATCAGGGTTGTGAATTTAGGTAGATATTTAATGATAGCCATGGTCACAGCCACAAGGCCAAGCATCAGGTATAAGGGCTCTCCGCTCATCCATTCAAGGTTGCCTGTGATATCTTCAACTTTAAACTGACCGAGCTGGGCCAAAAAGATCACAATTGCCAAACCGTTGACAAAGCCAAGCATAACCGGATGAGGGACAAGGCGGATGAATTTACCCAGATGCAGCGCACCGGCAATCACCTGTAAAACACCCATCAACACCACGGTTGCAAAGAGATATTCCACCCCATGCTGGGCAACAAGGGCAACCATAACAACAGCCAAGGCGCCGGTTGCACCACTGATCATACCCGGACGACCGCCAAAAACAGCCGTGATGAGGCCAACCATAAAGGCTGCATAAAGGCCAACAAGGGGATGAACACCAGCAACAAATGCGAATGCAACAGCTTCTGGAACAAGGGCAAGCGCGACGGTTAAACCGGATAAGATATCCACGCGCGCATTTGCGGATGCCTTGGAGACAAGCTGAAACATAGGGGGAACCTCAATAAATTAATATTATTGTGCAATGCAAAAAGAGTTCTTCGGGTCATAGCAATTATTTTGCTGAACCGCAAATGGTTATTTTTCAGCGCCTTTAAACCCATGCTTTGGTTTTTACTGATCTTAAGCGATGAAATTTTCGATATTTTGCTCAGTTTGGGGGCCGTATGATTTGTTTCGCCCAGACTGTTTGGCTTTATACATACGCTCATCCGCTTTTTCGACCATTTCCAGCCAATCCAAACATTTGTCTTTTTGCAGCTCACAAATGCCGATACTGGCTGTCATGGGGGTGCCATCAGGTCTTTCGCCAAATTTATGTTCTCTGATGCGCTCAGTAACGGTGGTGATATGCTCACACGATGTATTGGGCAAAATGATGACGAATTCTTCACCGCCCCAACGGATCAGCTGGTCACTGCGACGCAGGCATTTAAAAAGCTGGGTTGAGATTTGTTTTAAGGCACGGTCCCCGCGTTCATGACCATGGTTGTCATTAATCTCTTTAAAATGGTCAATATCAATAAACATCAGGGTTAAAGGCGTGTGGGTGCGCGATGAAATGCGAAACTGAAGATCGAGAAACTCTTCACCTGAGCGCCGTGTATAAGCACCTGTGAGGGAATCTTTAGAAGCCTGATTGATCAAGGAGATCATATAATGCAGCTGGCTCATCCCTGAAAAGACAGAGACCCCAAGAACCACAAACATCAACCAAGTGACATTGATAAAGCTTGCCAAATCAAAGGCGGGCTGTTGAGCAGCACCAATGATCACCACAATAAGCACAGAGACACCCGCAAGCAGGGTTTCAAGCGCGGTTAGCGGAAAGATGCTTAAGCCCGCAACCACAATAAAGGGCAGGAAAGTGTAGATGCTTGAAAGCACACTACCCAGTGCAGAAAGCTCAAGATTGACCAAGAAGGGTTGGGAA
It includes:
- a CDS encoding GGDEF domain-containing protein — encoded protein: MNMNEHNHTPPSFSLSDWFARYGELFHPFSHSTHIQRHRAKIIASRVGLLSLFFAITVPLWSILDYYAFQWPYWGLLVLLRLCSAVIFFSLYRLHSAFRDMQNAYLLLGGMLSIPPIFYLISQPFLVNLELSALGSVLSSIYTFLPFIVVAGLSIFPLTALETLLAGVSVLIVVIIGAAQQPAFDLASFINVTWLMFVVLGVSVFSGMSQLHYMISLINQASKDSLTGAYTRRSGEEFLDLQFRISSRTHTPLTLMFIDIDHFKEINDNHGHERGDRALKQISTQLFKCLRRSDQLIRWGGEEFVIILPNTSCEHITTVTERIREHKFGERPDGTPMTASIGICELQKDKCLDWLEMVEKADERMYKAKQSGRNKSYGPQTEQNIENFIA
- a CDS encoding SulP family inorganic anion transporter; this encodes MFQLVSKASANARVDILSGLTVALALVPEAVAFAFVAGVHPLVGLYAAFMVGLITAVFGGRPGMISGATGALAVVMVALVAQHGVEYLFATVVLMGVLQVIAGALHLGKFIRLVPHPVMLGFVNGLAIVIFLAQLGQFKVEDITGNLEWMSGEPLYLMLGLVAVTMAIIKYLPKFTTLIPAPLAAIAVVSLAVIYGGLDTRTVGDMASIAGGLPEFHIPAVPFSLETFYIILPYAVILAAIGLIESLLTLTLVAELTETHGRASKECIAQGAANVATGFFGGMGGCAMIGQSMINVNSGGRGRLAGISAALFLLSFILFASSLIEQIPLAALVGVMFMVVVGTFEWSSLRILNKIPRTDAFVLILVSGVTVISDLAIAVIVGVIVSALVFAWKAAKRVDVTTKILPNGSKVYQLHGPLFFGSITSFKELFDPKNDPDDVVIDFVESRVWDHSGLEAIDALAERYLKAGKQLHLRHLSPDCQVLLEKAGDMVEINVIEDPLYGLAVDYPSEKELPISDHITPTKAADT